In bacterium, the following are encoded in one genomic region:
- a CDS encoding Fe(2+)-trafficking protein — MLQVLCLRCGQKAPGIPGPAPYPGEVGRMIAGHVCQGCWESWKKFSVNVINDYRLRPFLPQDRAVVEKHMKQYLNLELQGLQPSASPILTLEGQDKAVTFNTQAATQKAGTITKDAVVNMLEQIFDPEIPVNIYDLGLIYGIDVAGDKVSVRMTLTSQHCPAAKSLPATVRESVARIPGVREVDVAVVWDPPWSKDKISEDGRKILGM, encoded by the coding sequence ATGCTTCAAGTTCTGTGCCTCCGCTGCGGACAGAAAGCCCCGGGGATTCCCGGTCCCGCCCCCTACCCCGGCGAAGTGGGCAGAATGATCGCCGGGCACGTTTGCCAAGGATGCTGGGAGTCGTGGAAGAAATTTTCGGTCAACGTCATCAACGACTACCGGCTCCGTCCCTTCCTGCCGCAAGACCGCGCCGTAGTCGAAAAGCACATGAAGCAGTACCTGAACCTCGAGCTGCAAGGACTCCAGCCCTCGGCCTCGCCCATCCTCACGTTGGAAGGCCAGGACAAGGCCGTCACATTCAACACCCAGGCCGCGACTCAAAAGGCGGGGACGATCACAAAAGACGCGGTGGTCAACATGCTCGAGCAGATTTTTGACCCGGAAATCCCGGTCAACATCTACGACCTCGGTCTCATCTACGGGATCGACGTGGCCGGCGACAAGGTCTCGGTCCGGATGACCCTCACCAGCCAGCACTGCCCCGCCGCCAAGAGCCTTCCCGCCACCGTCCGCGAGTCGGTCGCCCGCATTCCCGGTGTGCGCGAGGTGGATGTCGCCGTCGTGTGGGACCCTCCCTGGAGCAAGGACAAGATCAGCGAGGATGGGCGCAAGATCTTAGGAATGTGA
- the dcd gene encoding dCTP deaminase, whose amino-acid sequence MGIKSDSWIRKMALEAKMIEPFEGEQVSKGQISFGLSSYGYDMRVADEFKIFNNKAAGMIDPKKLDPDAFYDFKGEVCVIPPNSFVLARSLEYFRIPRNVMTICFGKSTYARCGIITNVTPFEPEWEGYVTMGISNTTPLPAKVYAGEGIAQVLFFEADEVCARSYLDKKGKYQAQKEITLSKI is encoded by the coding sequence ATGGGAATCAAATCCGATTCGTGGATTCGTAAAATGGCGCTGGAAGCGAAGATGATTGAGCCTTTTGAGGGCGAGCAGGTCAGCAAGGGGCAGATTTCCTTCGGTCTGTCCTCCTACGGCTACGACATGCGCGTCGCCGACGAGTTCAAGATCTTCAACAACAAGGCCGCCGGGATGATCGACCCGAAAAAACTCGACCCCGACGCCTTCTACGATTTCAAGGGGGAGGTCTGCGTCATTCCGCCAAATTCTTTCGTTCTCGCGCGGAGCTTGGAGTATTTCCGCATCCCGCGAAACGTAATGACCATTTGTTTTGGAAAATCGACTTATGCGCGGTGCGGAATTATCACCAACGTGACACCTTTCGAGCCCGAATGGGAAGGCTACGTCACGATGGGCATCTCCAACACGACCCCGCTCCCCGCCAAGGTCTACGCGGGAGAAGGGATCGCCCAGGTCCTTTTCTTCGAGGCCGACGAGGTCTGCGCGCGGTCCTATTTGGATAAGAAAGGGAAGTACCAGGCGCAGAAGGAAATCACGCTTTCCAAGATCTGA
- the hisH gene encoding imidazole glycerol phosphate synthase subunit HisH, which translates to MIAIVDYGMGNLRSVQKAFEKIGAKAVVTSDAGEVQQAEKVVLPGVGAFGACMENLEKLGLVPTIRRVIDDKKPFLGICMGLQVLFDEGEEFGKHKGLGIIPGKVIRFKLGKQFKIPHMGWNRIHKKRRHPVLAEIDENAYFYFVHSYHVVPKDPQVIATTTDYGKEFVSSIARDNIFACQFHPEKSQGLGLKMLKAFANL; encoded by the coding sequence GTGATCGCGATTGTCGATTACGGAATGGGGAATCTTCGAAGCGTCCAAAAGGCCTTCGAAAAGATCGGCGCCAAGGCCGTCGTCACGAGCGATGCGGGCGAGGTCCAGCAGGCGGAGAAGGTCGTCCTCCCCGGCGTCGGCGCCTTCGGAGCCTGCATGGAGAACCTTGAAAAATTAGGCCTCGTTCCGACGATCCGCCGCGTGATCGACGACAAGAAGCCCTTTTTGGGCATCTGCATGGGGTTGCAAGTCCTCTTCGACGAGGGCGAGGAGTTCGGCAAGCACAAGGGGCTTGGGATTATCCCCGGCAAGGTCATCCGCTTCAAGCTCGGCAAGCAATTCAAGATCCCGCACATGGGCTGGAACCGGATCCACAAAAAACGCCGCCACCCCGTTCTGGCGGAGATCGACGAGAACGCCTACTTCTACTTCGTCCACTCCTACCACGTGGTGCCGAAAGACCCGCAGGTGATTGCGACGACGACGGACTACGGCAAAGAGTTCGTCTCGTCGATCGCCCGGGACAACATCTTCGCCTGCCAGTTCCACCCGGAGAAAAGCCAGGGGCTGGGACTCAAGATGCTGAAAGCGTTCGCGAATTTGTGA
- a CDS encoding deaminase: MIIGLTGRNGAGKGEVAKFLQEAGFQYHSLSDIIREEIRRKKLTVTRERLIATGTRLREAEGLGVLAERTLKKLSADQNYIVDSVRNPEEVKVLRRRDDFFLLNVTAPRPVRFDRVKRRKRESDPKTLPEFIRLEEKEFKGENPAGQQLLATEKLADAAIPNAATLEALREHVRTAVLRLAKAHPRPSWDTYFMGIARVVSLRSNCVKRRVAALIVKDKRIVSSGYNGTPRGVANCNEGGCPRCNGFGRSGHGLDECFCSHAEENAITQSAYHGVSIKDAALYTTFSPCLMCTKMIINAGIREVVYDAHYPLVDVALKLLKEAGVKTRRLDVG; this comes from the coding sequence GTGATCATTGGGCTAACAGGACGCAACGGCGCGGGCAAGGGCGAAGTCGCCAAGTTTCTCCAGGAAGCGGGCTTCCAGTACCACTCGCTCTCCGACATCATCCGGGAGGAGATCCGCCGGAAGAAGCTTACGGTCACGCGTGAGCGCCTGATCGCGACGGGGACGCGTCTCCGCGAGGCGGAAGGTCTGGGGGTGCTGGCCGAGCGCACTCTCAAAAAGCTCTCGGCCGACCAGAACTACATCGTCGATTCCGTCCGGAACCCCGAGGAGGTGAAGGTCCTCCGCCGGCGCGACGACTTTTTCCTCCTGAACGTGACCGCCCCGCGCCCGGTCCGTTTCGACCGCGTGAAACGGCGTAAGCGCGAGAGCGATCCGAAAACGCTGCCCGAGTTCATCCGGCTCGAGGAGAAGGAATTCAAGGGCGAGAATCCGGCCGGCCAGCAGTTGCTGGCGACGGAAAAACTCGCGGACGCCGCGATCCCCAACGCCGCGACCCTCGAAGCGCTCCGGGAGCACGTGCGGACGGCGGTGCTGAGGCTCGCCAAGGCGCATCCTCGCCCGTCGTGGGATACCTACTTCATGGGTATCGCGCGGGTGGTGTCGTTGAGAAGCAACTGCGTGAAACGCCGCGTAGCCGCGCTGATCGTCAAGGACAAGCGCATCGTCTCCTCCGGTTACAACGGCACGCCGCGCGGAGTGGCCAACTGCAACGAGGGCGGCTGTCCGCGCTGCAACGGGTTCGGACGTTCGGGACACGGGCTGGATGAATGCTTCTGCTCCCACGCCGAGGAGAATGCCATCACGCAATCGGCCTATCACGGCGTCAGCATCAAGGACGCGGCCCTCTACACCACCTTTTCACCGTGCCTGATGTGCACTAAAATGATCATCAACGCGGGGATCCGGGAAGTCGTCTACGACGCGCACTATCCGCTCGTGGACGTGGCCCTCAAACTTCTCAAAGAAGCCGGCGTCAAGACGCGCCGGCTGGACGTGGGGTAA
- the hisB gene encoding imidazoleglycerol-phosphate dehydratase HisB: MKRTAKIHRKTKETDIDLSINLDGSGRCAVKTPIAFLNHMIELFAKHGVFDVTLKAKGDVDVDDHHLVEDVGITLGECFRKALGDKNGIRRYGFFTLPMDETLTTVAVDFCDRPAIVFKSPVKTGKIKSFDMELVEHFFESFTSAARVNLHVNVHYGRIKHHVAESIFKAFAKAVDMATQIDPRVKGVPSTKGKL; this comes from the coding sequence ATGAAACGGACCGCCAAAATTCACAGAAAGACCAAGGAAACGGACATCGATCTCTCCATCAACCTGGACGGTTCAGGCCGTTGCGCCGTCAAGACGCCGATCGCGTTCTTGAACCACATGATCGAGCTCTTCGCCAAACACGGCGTCTTCGACGTAACCCTCAAGGCGAAGGGGGACGTGGACGTGGACGATCATCACCTGGTGGAGGACGTCGGCATCACCCTGGGCGAGTGCTTCCGCAAGGCTCTGGGCGACAAGAACGGCATCCGCCGCTACGGATTCTTCACGTTGCCAATGGACGAGACGCTCACGACCGTCGCCGTCGACTTCTGCGACCGTCCGGCGATCGTCTTCAAGAGCCCGGTCAAAACGGGCAAGATCAAGTCGTTCGACATGGAGCTGGTGGAGCACTTTTTCGAGTCCTTCACGAGCGCCGCGCGGGTGAACCTGCACGTCAACGTGCATTATGGCAGGATCAAGCACCATGTGGCGGAGTCGATCTTCAAGGCCTTCGCCAAGGCGGTGGATATGGCGACGCAGATCGACCCGCGGGTAAAAGGCGTTCCGTCCACGAAAGGAAAGTTGTGA